Below is a window of Myroides profundi DNA.
ATGAGATGTACCCGATAGGCGCATCAAACCATACATAAAGAACTTTCCCTTCAGCACCTTCTACAGGTACAGGGATACCCCAGTCTAAGTCACGCGTTACAGCACGAGGTTTAAGCCCATCCTCTAACCAAGATTTAACTTGTCCGTATACATTAGGTTTCCAGTCATTTTTATGACCTTCTAGGATCCACTCACGTAAAAATGTATCATATTGGTCTAATGGTAAGAACCAGTGTTTAGTTGACTTTAAGATTGGTTTAGTTCCAGTGATAGTAGACTTAGGATTGATTAAATCTGTTGCATTTAATGAAGTACCACATTTTTCACATTGGTCTCCATAAGCCTCTTCATTAGCACATTTAGGACAAGTACCTGTTACGAAACGGTCAGCTAAGAACTGATCAGCTTTCTCATCGTATAATTGTTCTGTAACTTCTTCTATGAATTTACCTTCGTTGTATAACTTCTTGAAGAATTCAGAAGCTGTCTGATGGTGAATAGAAGATGAAGTACGAGAGTAATTGTCTAAAGAGATACCGAAGTCCATAAAAGATTGCTTGATAATACCGTTGTATTTATCAATTACTTGTTGAGGAGTAATTCCCTCTTTTTTAGCTTTCATAGAAATAGCTACTCCGTGCTCATCACTTCCACATATAAACGCTACGTCCTTTCCTTGCAAACGCAAGAATCTTGCATAAATATCAGCAGGTACATATACACCAGCTAAGTGCCCGATATGGATAGGTCCATTCGTATAAGGCAATGCTGCTGTAATAGTATATCTTTTAGGTTCTTGTATCATATATCAATTACTGTTAATATCAAACGAATTTAATAAGAATGCAAAAATAAACAATAGTAACGGATTACGACTATTTATTTTTGAGCTTAATTCGCGATAGGTTATCTATTGTTGAATTTAAATTAAAATAAAAAGACCTTAGAACTAGTCAAATAATTCTAAGGCCATACTAATTTATCAAATGAAGAAAGCTTTTTACTCCTGAGCTTTCTGTTCTTGAATATTTTTTTTCATACTCTCATCCATTTTGAAACTTCCATTAGTAGCAGAAGAACTATTCTCTCCAGTGCCGTGCATAGGTATAGCCATTGTACCATTGTCATTATTTGTTTTCGTAGTAGAAGACTTTAGTGATGTTGATTTGACAGGAGTAGTGGCTTTGTTTTCTTTGCATCCTACAGTCATGATTGCCATAGCAGCCATTAGTATAATGTGTTTATTCATGGTGTGAGTAGTATTGTTGTTTTATATAATCTAATCTATTTTGGGTTGAATGTCAGATTGATCTAATTCAGTTGTTGATAAAGGTAAAGCTTTTCTTTTACCTTTTAAACAAAAGAAGAATAGACAACTGAAGATCCAGTTAAACCAAAACATATAACCTCCTAGATGGAAGTAAAACTTCATGTGCTTGTGCGAAGTTCTCGTAAAGTCGATATACGTATAGTAAGCGCCTATAACTCCTATGATAAGTAAAACTACTGTAACGATATTAGCAATCGGTCTTGAAGAGAAATACTTAAATAGAGCTAAGATGATAATTAGCGCTACCTGAATACCAAATATAATTAATGCAGTCTTCCAAGGCGTTTTAAATACAGTGTACTGTTTATACATTAGCGAAATACCTACTCTTCCTAAGAAAGACATCTTAGAGATAAGTACAGCAGATATTATCGCTAGACTAAGTTGTATAAATACTAAAATAGTAATATTCTTTCCCATTATTTCTAGTTAATAGACCATCCGTTTTCTTCACTATAGCGGAGTTTGTACTTCTTAGTAATAAACTTTGTGTTCGGGTTTTTATCTTTAGAGAACACGATAAAAGGAGTATACTGTTTAGATAGCATGACAGAGGCAGATGCAGATTTCTTACTTCTGTTATTCAGTTGTAGATTATTGCTTTTATCTAATGTATATTCTATTGTTTTGACAGTTACCTTATCACTTTTTTGATTGATTACATAAGGATGTGCTTTCTCAGTTAGCTTTACCGTTACATTCCAGATAGAATCTTTAGACAACCATTTTTTCTTAGCAGACTCATTCTCAAATTCTATATAACCTTCTTTTTCCAATACTTTGTATTGATTGATCTGTAGGCTATCTTTTTTCTTTCTAAATTTCTTAGTACCAAGTTGAATTGTTGTACTCTCAAACTCAGGTTTGTCTTCTAAGTGAGCTTCTATAGTATCAAGAGCTTTAGAAGAAGTAATATCCTTATTGTTACAACTACTCAATAATACCACTAAAAATAGTGATAATGTAGTAAGCATTGTTCTTGTTTTCATAGCTTAAATTTTAACCAAAAGTACAAAAAAAGAGATTATATGGATAACTATTTTTAAAATGTTTGTGAGTTGAATATTAGGTGTTTATGTATAATGAAAGAGGTCGCTGTATAGCGACCTCTAGTTTATTCGTTCTTGTGTAATATTTAGTTTCTTACCCAGATTTCAACATCTTTTTGAAGTTTCTTTCCATTAGAACTAACCTTCATATTCATTGATGTTTTTCCTGTTTTTTCATTTGTTTTGATAACTAATTCATCACCTTCTATAGTAGCATAACCAAACTCATTTTCTAAGTTTTTTACAGACTTTTCGATTAAGTTATATGGGCTATCTTGATCTACTACGATATCTTTAAGCGCTACTCTGAATTCTTTGTTTGGTTTTAATACTATTTGGTTCACTAAGATTTCAGGAGCATTATTATCTTGGAAGAAAGGTACAGAAGGGAACCAGTAGTGTCCATTCGCTTCATTTGATTCACCACCTTCCATAAATGCTTGACCTTTTAGAGCCCCCGTATTAGATACTATTCTAGTCCAGTTATAACTTCCATTATTTCCCCATCCCGGTCTTTTTATTAGTAATACTAAATCATCTTTGATAGGATCTACTCTAAGTCCAGCAGCATAGAACTCTAGATTATTCCCCATATCATCCTGGCCTAGTTCATAGAATTCACTGTTTAACTCGCCTATTTTGGTGTCGAATTTAGCTACCTTGTTTCCACCGTTCCAAGCCCCGTCATTTGCTATCCAATAGATAGCATCCTCTTTCATACTTGGAGACATAGAACCTGGATTCCATGCACCCCATTTACCTTGGATTGGAGCAGCTGCAATATTATAAGCTTTAGTGTCTTGTGCGTCTTTAGGGTTGATACGTTCTATTTCACTGCCTTTACCTGCCCATACGATACCATTTCTGTCTAAGGCTACTTGTGTATATCCACCTGCCTTTGTATCGATTACAGTATCTGTATCCGTATTGATGATTGTTAAGCCTTTACCTTGTACTACCGCATATACTTTACCATCTACATAGACCATATTACCTGTCATTGAGGTAACACCTGCTACATTACCACTAACCACTTTGTCATTGGTATTTAGAATAACGATTCCGTTAGTCGTAGCGATGTATGCTTTATGATCTGAAATTCCTACGAAAGAGTTCGCCTGAACACCAGGTATATCTTTTATAGTTTTTACTTCCTTAAAGTCCTTATCTGTGATTACTAATTTATTTCCTTGTTTAGAGATAATGTAATAATTCTCACCGAACGCTACCCCCATAGTAGTAGTTACTCCCAATTCTTTATTAGGGTTCGCTTCAGCATATATTCTATATTTTCTATTTAAACCATAGTCTAAGAAATTCACACTTCCCATATCATGCCCAAACCAGTCTTCATTAGCGATATAGAAACCACTAGGTTGTATCAGAGGAGTAGGAGCAGAAGGAGGGATGATTCTAAAACCATCTTCATTTTGATTATTATCGTCAGAGCTACAAGCAAAGGTTAATGCCAGAAGCGAAAAAACTAGTGAGCGAGTCAAAATTTTTTTAGTCATAGTAGTTTATTTGTTTTTTATGTTATCTACAAAAATAAGGCTTCATCCATGCGAACAAAGACTTTTTGTTTTCTTTTTTTAAAGAACACTTATAAATAGGAGTATTTTACTATTTTAGAGGAATAAAGAATAGAGTAAAATGAGAAAAATAGGAAGTTTGTTATTTGCGAGTGTATTGTTGTTTTCGTGTACAGAGAAACAACAGCCTTCAAATAATCCCATCAATACAGAAGACCAACCAGCATTAACACTTACAGTAGCTGAGGCGAAGAAGATTATAGAGTTGCCTTTACACTGTATCGAATTAGAATATCCTAACCGATTAGGACAAACACTTGGCAGTAATGATGATCTAAAGAATCCTAAGGCATTGCGTCCTATATTTTATGGATGTTTTGACTGGCATTCTTCAGTACATGGTTTTTGGTCTATTGTTACTTTATTACAGAAGTTTCCGGAGTTAGATGGAGATGGACAGATACGTACTAGATTAAATAATCTGATTACAGATGAGAATGTAGCAGTGGAGTTAGCTTTTTTCCATGACCCTAATAATAAGAACTTTGAACGTACGTATGGTTGGGCATGGCTGTTTCAGCTTCACGGTACTTTGTCTCAATGGCAAGATGCTGATGCGCAACGCTGGGCGAAGACAATAGAGCCATTAGCGAAGATTATGAAAGAGCGTTATGCAGAATACTTACCTAAACTATTATACCCAATACGCACAGGTACACATGACAATACTGCTTTTGGGCTATCACTATCACTAGATTATGCACGTCAGATGGGTGATAAATCATTTGAACAATTAATAGTAACCAATGCTAAACGTCTGTATGGTGAGGATAAGGGGTGTAATATTGCCTTCGAACCTAGTGGACATGACTTTTTATCGCCATGTTTAGAAGAAGCTCGCCTGATGAGTAAAGTAATGAATCAAGATGAGTATCGCACTTGGACTAAGGCGTTCTTACCACAACTATTTGATCAGAATTTTACCATAGAAGTAGCTAAAGTATCTGATCGATCAGACGGACATTTAGTACATTTAGATGGATTGAACTTTAGTAGAGCTACTTGTTTTAAAGAAATAGGGAAGGCATTACCAGAGTTAGCGCTTAATCTGAATGCATTGTCAGTTCAACACTTTAATAATTCGTTTGGCAATATTACAGGAGACGATTATATGGGTAGCCACTGGTTAGGTACTTTTGCCTTGTATACATTAATACACCAGTAACCTTAATAGTAGATAAATAAGAAAACACAATAGAAGTAGTATGACATTAAGAGAAATGTTTAGCATCGAGGATAAGGATAGAGACCTATCTATAGAGGCAGTAAGGAAGATATTCAGCTTATCTATTGTACAGAGTTTATATTATAATAGATGGCTTTTATTAAGAGATGATGAGAATGTAGGAGATTTTTTAGAAGCTTATGATGTGATAGGTAAGGATAAGGAAGCGAGTAATCAGTTTGCTATATATTTTCAAGAAGACGAGTTTAATACTCGTATCGTTATCTCACGAGATTATATTAATAGAGAAGGAGAGAAGGATGCAGAGATGTATCACTACTTTATACGCAGAGTAGGGATGGATGTAAGTGATGTACTTGTATTCTACCAAGAGCACAATGCTTATAATGATCAGTTATCATTGCTGACTCCTAAAGATGAGATGCATAAGAGTAGAGCAGTAGATTGGTTTAGTAGCGTATGTGATCTATTGTATTCTGTTAATCACTTTTTTGAGTTCGATGACAAGATCGCTAATATGGTGGAGCACGCACAGATGTTTAGCATAGAGGCTATTAATCAAGAGCCAGAGATAGACACCATCTTCTACAATGGGATTATGTATCGCGTAGTCAGTATACGCAATGGGCTAGATCTACTTAAAGGGCTAAAAGGAGTAAATGATCAGAACGAAGAGTTATTTACATTAGACAATTTAGTATATGACTTAAGTGATGAGAGCTCTTTCTTTTTAGTAGTAGATAATGATGCAGAAATAGAGGAACTAGAAGTGCTTAACTTCATAGAAGATTATGAGATAGACATACAGGGATATATATTCTTAGGTGATCTAAAGGTAACAGATTCTTTGTTTTGTCAGGAACTAGACTTTTCTCCGATGTTGATTGTGATGGGAGACTTGGTAGTGAAGAATGCTTATTTCTGTGGAAACACACATTATATAGGTGGGAGTGTCTATGGTGAGGTAGTATATGCTAAGTATAACCATGGTGAACTGCATGTGAAGGGAACCTTAGATGTGAGATGTATTGTCTCTATAGATATGCCTTGTTATATCAATAAGATTCGCATTACTAGTATTATTTCAGACAACTCTGTTCATGCTCTAGATCAAGTAAAGGGCGAAGACGGACTGCCTTTCTTTATGCTTAATGTATATCCGACTACACACCGTACACGAGATGTGTTTATAGATGAGATAAAAGAAGAACATACCTGGGGTGAATACTTTCCGGATGACGATGATATCATAGAAGCGATGCGCATGGGCAAAACGTTGCTAAAAGAGAGTGTCTTCTCTGTCTATAAAGACTTCAACGATACTGTAGCAGAGCGCTTTAATAGACTATTTATAGAATTAATAGAGAGTAACGGGATGGCCTCAGAGCGTATAGATGGTGGATACGTAAGTGATTATTTCTTTAATGTATATATGTATAATGATCAGAAGTATAGAGAACTCGGTAGAAAAGATAAGACGAGTAACTATCAAGCACGTATTCTACATAATATAGATACAGGTGAATATACAGCTATAGTTGATTTTTTTAAAGAAGATGGTAAGACACAGTATAGTGCTTTTAGATCTAAGCTGACGGATAACTTTACCTCTACTCACTCAGCTATGTATGCTTTTAATCAAGCAGAAGAAGCCTTTTTAAAGAAATTAGGTAAGATATAATGAAGTTAATATTTGACGGTTTACAGTTCATAGACTGTAAACCGTTATTTTTTACAAAGCATTGCACTACAGATTATATAGCTGTGATAATGTATACTAAGTATTAATACCTCTACGAAATGGGAGTTACCCTATTCTTAAGCCATTTTTAGTAGGCTTATCCACTGTCATTAACGTAACCTCTTTTCCTTCTACAGCTCCCATTACTAGGCATTCACTCATTAGAGTAGCTATCTGTTTAGGAGGGAAGTTTACTACAGCTACTACTTGTTTACCGATCAGCTCTTCTGGCGTATATAGTTTAGTAATCTGAGCAGAAGATTTTCTCTTTCCGATCTCTTCTCCGAAGTCCACTACTAACTTATAAGCAGGGTTTCTCACTTCAGCGAATACTTCCGCTTCAACGATAGTACCTACTCTCATTTCTACTTTAGAAAACTCATCCCAAGTCAATGTATTGTTGTTATTTTCCATGTTTTAGGTTTGTGATTAATTCCAAAAATAGGGAAAATAAAGTAAAAACGATGAGCTCATCTGTTTTTAACATGAATAGCTTTAAAACAACGACAACTGTTCTGGCTCATTAGACGGCAAGCCTAAGAAAGGGAAGGTAGCGATGATATCGTATTGTCTTCTGTCAGGATTAAACTGGCGTAAGGCGATATGATTACACAGACAAGAGATAGCAGGTTTCTGAAAATAAATCAATGCACGCTCTAATCGCTCAGGGTCTAGTTTGCGCGCGATAGACATATGAGGTTCATTACTCTTATAGATTTCGGGCAAAACGACTTTGCGCATTACCTTTTTTGCATATTCTTGAAGAATAGGCTTAGAGAACTCGTCTACTGCTAAGAAGAACGCTCCGTTAGGATATTGACCATAGTCGTTAAATAGTACTTGTACAGGAGTGAATGTACTACATTGTGTTCTGACTAATTCGGCTATTTTTTTGATACCATTCAGGTCAGTTTTAAACTTAGAAATAGTGATATGTGCTAAGGAATTCTTACTGTTATACCACCCTATCTCATCGGCTAGCTGTAGC
It encodes the following:
- a CDS encoding 2'-5' RNA ligase family protein, producing the protein MISKYSLCFQPDEATLELVKQMKLQLADEIGWYNSKNSLAHITISKFKTDLNGIKKIAELVRTQCSTFTPVQVLFNDYGQYPNGAFFLAVDEFSKPILQEYAKKVMRKVVLPEIYKSNEPHMSIARKLDPERLERALIYFQKPAISCLCNHIALRQFNPDRRQYDIIATFPFLGLPSNEPEQLSLF
- a CDS encoding DUF2891 domain-containing protein, which translates into the protein MRKIGSLLFASVLLFSCTEKQQPSNNPINTEDQPALTLTVAEAKKIIELPLHCIELEYPNRLGQTLGSNDDLKNPKALRPIFYGCFDWHSSVHGFWSIVTLLQKFPELDGDGQIRTRLNNLITDENVAVELAFFHDPNNKNFERTYGWAWLFQLHGTLSQWQDADAQRWAKTIEPLAKIMKERYAEYLPKLLYPIRTGTHDNTAFGLSLSLDYARQMGDKSFEQLIVTNAKRLYGEDKGCNIAFEPSGHDFLSPCLEEARLMSKVMNQDEYRTWTKAFLPQLFDQNFTIEVAKVSDRSDGHLVHLDGLNFSRATCFKEIGKALPELALNLNALSVQHFNNSFGNITGDDYMGSHWLGTFALYTLIHQ
- a CDS encoding DUF5074 domain-containing protein — protein: MTKKILTRSLVFSLLALTFACSSDDNNQNEDGFRIIPPSAPTPLIQPSGFYIANEDWFGHDMGSVNFLDYGLNRKYRIYAEANPNKELGVTTTMGVAFGENYYIISKQGNKLVITDKDFKEVKTIKDIPGVQANSFVGISDHKAYIATTNGIVILNTNDKVVSGNVAGVTSMTGNMVYVDGKVYAVVQGKGLTIINTDTDTVIDTKAGGYTQVALDRNGIVWAGKGSEIERINPKDAQDTKAYNIAAAPIQGKWGAWNPGSMSPSMKEDAIYWIANDGAWNGGNKVAKFDTKIGELNSEFYELGQDDMGNNLEFYAAGLRVDPIKDDLVLLIKRPGWGNNGSYNWTRIVSNTGALKGQAFMEGGESNEANGHYWFPSVPFFQDNNAPEILVNQIVLKPNKEFRVALKDIVVDQDSPYNLIEKSVKNLENEFGYATIEGDELVIKTNEKTGKTSMNMKVSSNGKKLQKDVEIWVRN
- a CDS encoding tRNA-binding protein, which translates into the protein MENNNNTLTWDEFSKVEMRVGTIVEAEVFAEVRNPAYKLVVDFGEEIGKRKSSAQITKLYTPEELIGKQVVAVVNFPPKQIATLMSECLVMGAVEGKEVTLMTVDKPTKNGLRIG